Proteins encoded by one window of Superficieibacter sp. HKU1:
- a CDS encoding antiterminator Q family protein, whose amino-acid sequence MRDVQMVLERWGVWAASGKGNIGYPRIAAGLSSLLPASRAGRPSCCDDDGMFINEAMIRLRKHDEYLCALLEWHYIENMTLRAMAAKLGISHNHVSVRLQSAESFIQGCLCTLDIKLEMDRECRKENVLPVRLKRVV is encoded by the coding sequence ATGCGTGATGTTCAGATGGTACTTGAACGCTGGGGAGTATGGGCAGCAAGCGGAAAAGGAAATATCGGCTATCCACGCATTGCGGCGGGCCTTTCTAGCCTGCTTCCTGCCAGCAGGGCCGGGCGTCCGTCATGCTGTGATGATGACGGGATGTTTATCAACGAGGCAATGATCCGCCTCAGAAAGCACGATGAATACCTTTGTGCGCTGCTTGAATGGCATTACATCGAAAATATGACGTTGCGAGCAATGGCCGCCAAACTGGGTATTTCCCATAATCACGTTTCAGTGCGCCTGCAGTCGGCGGAAAGCTTTATTCAGGGATGCTTGTGCACTCTCGATATCAAGCTTGAGATGGACCGGGAATGCCGAAAAGAAAATGTTCTTCCAGTGAGGCTTAAAAGGGTTGTGTAA
- a CDS encoding class II holin family protein produces the protein MSKLVTGVALGTSGGTILNGVLTKLSPDEWSAVGVLAGIAGIVITGLINWYFKRKVANAQVRALEKYGPTVKVGDD, from the coding sequence ATGAGCAAACTCGTAACCGGTGTCGCGCTCGGCACTTCCGGCGGCACCATCCTGAACGGTGTTCTGACAAAACTGAGCCCTGATGAATGGAGTGCCGTCGGCGTGCTGGCTGGTATCGCGGGCATTGTCATCACCGGGCTTATTAACTGGTACTTCAAACGAAAGGTCGCCAATGCCCAGGTCAGGGCGCTGGAGAAATACGGCCCGACGGTAAAAGTTGGAGATGACTGA
- a CDS encoding DUF1441 family protein, whose product MDQEIASLKLNINQLAAITDVHRQTVAARLKNVSPAPGSNSKLKLYLVTDVLTELMIPTVSVNLDDMPPSDRLAHWKAENERIKFEQDTGQLIPADEVAREFSLMAKAVVMVLETLPDILERDCALTPAAVARVQSVIDDLRDQMAQKVLEAETEEDEPEED is encoded by the coding sequence ATGGACCAGGAAATCGCCTCACTCAAACTGAACATTAACCAGCTGGCGGCCATCACCGATGTTCACCGTCAGACCGTTGCCGCCCGCCTCAAAAATGTCAGCCCTGCGCCGGGCAGCAACAGTAAGTTAAAACTCTACCTTGTTACTGACGTTCTGACCGAACTCATGATCCCGACGGTATCTGTCAACCTTGATGATATGCCACCTTCTGACCGTCTGGCCCACTGGAAAGCGGAGAATGAGCGCATCAAATTCGAGCAGGACACCGGGCAGCTTATCCCGGCTGATGAGGTGGCCCGCGAATTTTCACTGATGGCGAAAGCCGTCGTTATGGTACTGGAAACCCTGCCCGATATTCTTGAGCGCGACTGTGCATTAACTCCTGCCGCAGTCGCGCGCGTGCAGAGTGTCATTGACGATCTCCGCGATCAGATGGCCCAGAAAGTGCTGGAAGCAGAAACAGAGGAGGATGAGCCAGAGGAGGACTGA
- a CDS encoding lysozyme produces MPMTSSLRNKLIAAAGGGAMLIATIFLGGHDGVEGRKYVAYKDVAGVWSVCDGHTGRDIVRHKTYTDRECDALLWKDLQPAKRTVDQLVKVPVGEYQRAALYSFVFNVGSDAFSKSTLLRKLNKGDHAGACEEMRRWVYAGGMKWKGLQNRREMERSMCLAEGENDL; encoded by the coding sequence ATGCCAATGACCAGCAGTCTGCGTAATAAACTCATCGCTGCTGCGGGCGGCGGTGCGATGCTCATCGCCACTATTTTTCTTGGTGGTCATGACGGTGTGGAAGGGCGAAAGTATGTAGCCTACAAAGATGTGGCGGGTGTCTGGAGTGTGTGCGACGGTCACACCGGGCGCGATATCGTCCGGCACAAAACCTATACCGACAGGGAATGTGATGCCCTGCTGTGGAAAGACCTGCAACCGGCAAAGCGCACCGTTGATCAGCTGGTAAAGGTGCCGGTGGGCGAGTATCAGCGCGCCGCGCTCTACAGCTTTGTGTTTAACGTCGGCTCTGATGCGTTTTCTAAATCCACTTTGCTGCGGAAACTCAATAAGGGCGACCATGCCGGTGCGTGCGAAGAGATGCGCCGCTGGGTTTACGCTGGTGGCATGAAATGGAAGGGACTGCAGAACCGGCGCGAGATGGAGCGTTCCATGTGCCTGGCGGAAGGTGAAAATGACCTTTAA
- a CDS encoding DnaB helicase C-terminal domain-containing protein has translation MSQVWRNDDLEGAVIGAICLRGADPEVLDILSRMPASVFSVHQYREIYRGICGQARNGIIDPLLLCETLPALSAVIMSASNIPWAKSALGSYVLILIRNAAIRDAEKAMTEALAAMREATNGAAAVAAMESAKQIMSVIDINGESVNPVHIDELLPEVVSRVEARMQGLEEGRSLLTGIEDLDVKTGGIDITDLVFIAARPSMGKTELALDIIDKVSEQGHGVLFFSMEMANIQIGERMVSAAGGMPVSRLKAVDRFENEDWARLTTGVARLTGRNIWMVDANDLTVEQISRTATRWKMAHPEIALVVVDYLALIKIQSTARYDLAVGDVSKGLKRLAKANKTPVIALSQLSRGVESRPNKRPMNSDLKNSGEIEADADLIMMLYRDEVYNPESPAKGIAEINITKQRNGELGTVYRRFFNGHFLPIDQDEAKARTAPQVRAQARRYSKGSQSTYADF, from the coding sequence ATGAGCCAGGTCTGGAGAAATGACGATCTTGAAGGCGCTGTTATCGGCGCGATTTGCCTGCGGGGTGCAGATCCAGAGGTACTGGATATCCTGTCACGCATGCCTGCGAGCGTTTTTTCGGTTCACCAGTACCGTGAAATTTATCGAGGAATTTGCGGACAGGCACGTAATGGGATTATTGATCCGTTACTACTTTGCGAGACACTTCCGGCACTGAGTGCGGTAATTATGTCCGCATCAAATATTCCCTGGGCAAAATCAGCGCTGGGTTCATACGTATTAATCCTGATCCGTAATGCAGCAATCCGCGACGCTGAGAAAGCTATGACAGAAGCGTTAGCAGCCATGCGTGAGGCTACCAATGGTGCTGCGGCAGTTGCGGCAATGGAGTCAGCAAAGCAGATTATGTCCGTCATTGATATCAATGGCGAAAGCGTGAACCCCGTTCATATTGATGAATTACTGCCTGAAGTCGTTTCACGTGTGGAAGCAAGAATGCAAGGGCTGGAAGAAGGGCGCTCGCTGCTTACCGGCATTGAAGATCTGGATGTAAAAACTGGGGGTATTGATATCACCGATCTGGTGTTTATCGCTGCACGGCCTTCGATGGGCAAAACGGAGCTGGCGCTGGACATTATTGACAAAGTGTCTGAGCAGGGGCATGGCGTACTTTTTTTCAGCATGGAAATGGCCAATATTCAGATCGGCGAGCGTATGGTTTCCGCGGCTGGTGGAATGCCTGTTTCGCGTTTAAAAGCTGTTGACCGATTTGAAAATGAAGACTGGGCACGTCTCACGACAGGTGTAGCTCGCCTTACTGGACGTAATATCTGGATGGTCGATGCCAACGATCTGACGGTAGAGCAAATTTCCCGTACCGCAACCCGCTGGAAAATGGCTCATCCGGAAATCGCGCTGGTGGTAGTAGACTATCTGGCACTTATCAAAATCCAAAGCACAGCGCGGTACGATCTGGCTGTTGGCGACGTTTCCAAAGGACTCAAGCGCCTGGCGAAAGCGAACAAGACACCTGTTATTGCGCTTAGCCAGCTTTCGCGCGGCGTTGAATCACGCCCGAACAAACGCCCAATGAACTCTGACCTTAAAAACTCCGGTGAAATTGAGGCCGACGCTGACTTAATTATGATGCTCTATCGTGACGAGGTCTATAACCCAGAATCTCCGGCAAAAGGTATCGCTGAGATCAACATCACCAAACAGCGAAATGGCGAGCTGGGCACAGTGTATCGCCGGTTCTTCAACGGTCATTTCCTCCCTATCGATCAGGATGAGGCAAAAGCCAGAACTGCGCCACAAGTAAGGGCTCAGGCGCGTCGCTATTCGAAAGGGAGCCAGTCGACATATGCAGATTTTTAA
- a CDS encoding lysis protein, with amino-acid sequence MTFKAKLIGALVIAGLLVALGWAVSHYRDNAIAYKEQRDKAKGDLLLANDTINDMKVRQRDVAALDAKYYGELADAKATIDQLERDVAAGRKRLQLNATCGANGAPGTTSVDDGTGPRLTDAAERDYFTLRERIETVTKQLTGLQQYVREQCLR; translated from the coding sequence ATGACCTTTAAAGCGAAACTTATCGGCGCGCTGGTTATCGCTGGCCTGCTGGTGGCGCTTGGCTGGGCGGTCAGTCACTACCGCGATAATGCCATTGCCTATAAAGAGCAGCGCGATAAAGCGAAGGGCGACCTGCTGCTGGCGAACGACACCATTAATGATATGAAGGTGCGCCAGCGCGACGTCGCCGCACTCGATGCGAAATACTACGGAGAACTGGCAGATGCCAAAGCGACTATTGACCAGCTTGAACGTGATGTTGCTGCTGGCCGTAAGCGGCTGCAACTCAACGCCACCTGCGGAGCGAACGGAGCGCCCGGCACCACCAGCGTGGATGATGGCACCGGCCCCCGACTTACTGACGCCGCTGAACGGGATTATTTCACCCTCAGAGAGCGAATTGAAACTGTGACAAAGCAACTGACCGGGTTGCAGCAGTACGTTCGTGAGCAATGTCTGCGATAA
- the lpxL gene encoding LpxL/LpxP family Kdo(2)-lipid IV(A) lauroyl/palmitoleoyl acyltransferase, whose protein sequence is MTRLPEFSLSFFRPRYWLLWLGILILRCLVLLPYPLLCRIGCGLGRLGLRIMSRRVNIARRNLELCFPDLAKDEQEKLLIKNFESVGMGVIETGMAWFWSDARIRKWFTVTGYEHMEKARSGQRGVLLIGMHFLTLELGARIFGMLNPGIGVYRPNNNALFDWLQTRGRLRSNKTMLDRYDLKGMIRALKQDEIIWYAPDHDYGAQNSVFVPFFQVPDAATTAGSYMLVRGARPAVVPFVPRRLPDQKGYELIILADISEELAGREKEFVATRMNQTIEEAIRLAPEQYMWLHRRFKTRPPGRESFYSKK, encoded by the coding sequence ATGACCAGATTGCCAGAATTTTCGCTTTCTTTCTTTCGCCCCCGCTACTGGCTGTTATGGCTTGGAATACTCATTCTTCGCTGTCTTGTTCTGCTTCCTTACCCTCTTTTATGCCGGATCGGATGTGGTCTGGGTAGACTGGGTCTGCGAATAATGTCACGCCGCGTAAACATTGCGCGCAGAAACCTGGAGCTTTGCTTTCCCGATCTGGCAAAAGATGAGCAGGAAAAACTGCTCATCAAAAATTTTGAGTCAGTCGGTATGGGGGTCATTGAAACAGGTATGGCTTGGTTCTGGTCCGATGCAAGAATACGTAAATGGTTTACGGTTACGGGCTATGAGCATATGGAAAAAGCCCGGTCGGGTCAGCGTGGAGTGCTTCTCATTGGTATGCACTTCCTGACGCTTGAGCTTGGTGCACGTATTTTCGGTATGCTTAATCCTGGAATTGGTGTTTACAGGCCAAACAACAATGCGTTGTTTGACTGGTTACAGACACGCGGTCGTCTGCGTTCTAATAAAACGATGCTGGACCGCTATGATCTGAAGGGAATGATTCGAGCCCTTAAGCAGGATGAAATCATCTGGTATGCGCCAGACCATGACTATGGTGCGCAGAACAGTGTATTTGTGCCATTTTTCCAGGTCCCTGATGCTGCAACGACAGCAGGTAGCTACATGCTTGTCAGAGGTGCTCGTCCGGCGGTAGTTCCATTTGTTCCGCGACGCCTGCCAGATCAGAAAGGATATGAGCTGATTATTTTAGCGGATATCAGTGAAGAACTGGCTGGCAGGGAAAAGGAGTTTGTCGCCACGAGAATGAATCAGACAATTGAAGAGGCAATCAGGTTAGCACCGGAGCAATATATGTGGTTGCATCGTCGATTTAAGACCCGTCCTCCTGGAAGAGAATCTTTTTACAGTAAAAAATGA
- a CDS encoding RusA family crossover junction endodeoxyribonuclease: MQIFNIIPMGKPRMTRADKWKKRDVVLRYRAFCDEVRLNGLVMPETGGHITFVIPMPASWSQKKRAAMKGQAHQQKPDADNMLKALMDALFTDDAHIWAVRVTKRWGETGQILISTNERAA; this comes from the coding sequence ATGCAGATTTTTAATATTATTCCAATGGGTAAGCCGCGCATGACGCGTGCAGATAAATGGAAAAAACGGGATGTGGTTCTGCGCTACCGGGCTTTTTGCGATGAAGTTCGCCTGAACGGGCTGGTGATGCCGGAAACTGGCGGGCACATCACATTTGTCATTCCCATGCCTGCCAGCTGGAGCCAGAAGAAACGCGCAGCGATGAAAGGTCAGGCGCACCAGCAAAAGCCCGATGCAGACAACATGCTCAAGGCACTTATGGATGCTCTGTTTACAGATGATGCACATATCTGGGCTGTGCGGGTAACCAAGCGCTGGGGTGAGACAGGGCAGATTTTAATTTCAACAAATGAGAGGGCGGCCTAA